A window of the Eremothecium cymbalariae DBVPG#7215 chromosome 5, complete sequence genome harbors these coding sequences:
- the SGT1 gene encoding co-chaperone SGT1 (similar to Ashbya gossypii AAR138C), protein MPIEVDLSKAYRLLYDEKQPEKALELYDKVLKQSKDNLVALIYKAASLEKLYYSSKSWHNEITLTTANELLSDAMKVAEQRGDRAKLALVNFRFFVHMFNRHDYSAAKTHFKKAKELGYKDDTLTMWETSLAQKLEKLKLSEKVLVESNKEKTSETERHVPEKQSEHMKVRTEWYQSSQQVTISLFTSSLPSSSESVSVDFVNDTELEVSYPVNDMANSTFYKSIILAHPVEPSSYNLTVMRTKFELTFNKKDKIYWKVLERDEQLENKVSTKQFSQLSEGNQSSTLKYPSSSKKKIDWQKLDTEDNEDEQEQSADSFFQSLYANADPDTKRAMMKSFIESNGTSLNTSWDEVSKGKVETSLPEGVEIKEF, encoded by the coding sequence ATGCCAATTGAAGTTGATCTAAGCAAAGCTTACCGTTTGCTTTATGACGAAAAGCAGCCTGAAAAGGCGCTGGAGCTTTATGACAAGGTATTAAAACAATCGAAAGATAATCTTGTTGCGTTGATTTATAAGGCTGCATCACTGGAAAAGTTATATTATAGCTCAAAAAGCTGGCACAATGAAATTACTTTAACAACGGCTAATGAGTTGCTTAGTGATGCTATGAAGGTTGCTGAGCAAAGGGGAGATAGAGCTAAGTTAGCGCTTGTGAACTTTCGGTTTTTTGTTCATATGTTCAACCGACATGATTATTCTGCCGCTAAGACACATTTTAAAAAGGCTAAGGAGTTAGGATATAAAGATGATACCTTGACAATGTGGGAGACAAGTCTGGCTCAGAAATTGGAAAAGTTAAAGCTATCTGAAAAGGTGTTAGTTGAATCCAATAAGGAAAAGACCAGTGAAACCGAGAGGCATGTTCCAGAAAAACAGTCTGAGCACATGAAAGTTCGGACTGAATGGTATCAAAGTTCTCAGCAAGTTACCATATCTTTGTTCACAAGTTCGTTGCCATCGTCTTCTGAATCGGTATCTGTGGATTTCGTCAATGATACAGAATTGGAGGTATCTTATCCCGTTAATGACATGGCCAATTCCACATTCTACAAGTCTATCATCTTGGCGCATCCTGTAGAGCCATCTTCTTATAATTTGACAGTAATGAGGACGAAATTTGAACTAACCTTTAATAAGAAGGATAAGATTTATTGGAAAGTATTAGAGAGAGATGAACAGCTAGAGAATAAAGTGTCTACTAAACAGTTCTCTCAGCTCTCAGAGGGCAATCAATCTTCTACGCTCAAATatccatcatcttcaaaaaagaaaatcgATTGGCAAAAATTAGATACGGAAGACAATGAAGATGAGCAGGAACAATCTGCAGATTCTTTCTTTCAGTCCTTATACGCAAATGCAGACCCTGACACTAAACGGGCTATGATGAAATCTTTTATTGAAAGTAATGGTACCTCCTTAAACACTAGTTGGGATGAGGTTTCGAAGGGTAAAGTGGAAACATCATTGCCAGAAGGTGTTGAAATTAAGGAATTTTAG
- the NOB1 gene encoding rRNA-binding endoribonuclease (similar to Ashbya gossypii AAR139W): MSESSHVKYLVLDATPLITHSYSHYQNYATAFYTTPTVFNEIKDQHARKNLEIWQATGNFLLKHPSEASIKRVSDFAKLTGDYSVLSANDIHILALAYELEVELNKGDWRLRKKPGDCLEHLKISKQAKEVTTASVSTSSLKESQSPSGVAGGDEKEKKKRRRGGKRQKAKREAQLLASVETSSSVHVSTDSEVQKETTTEVEHSQDLQVSQSAEANDGGQDLSEEYDESDDNGDWITPENLVKNMIKDAGEDTVGDEGVEITEQISQNQIALATGDFAVQNVALQLNLNLMNFMSGLRIKRLRNYMLRCHACFKMYPLPKDGKQKHFCPSCGSVGTLLRCAVSVDVETGAITPHLKANFQWNNRGNRYSISSPLSKNSQKKYGKKGFVHTKQQQDQVILREDQKEYHQAMKQDEWTRRHNEKALNNWIGGGSVDNYCSPFAISGLKHHSVHVGRSRFINSSKKRA; the protein is encoded by the coding sequence ATGAGTGAATCATCTCATGTGAAGTATTTGGTTCTTGATGCTACACCTTTGATTACGCATTCATATTCACATTATCAAAACTATGCTACAGCTTTTTATACTACTCCGACTGTGTTCAATGAAATAAAAGATCAGCATGCTAGAAAGAATCTTGAGATATGGCAAGCGACAGGTAATTTTTTACTAAAACATCCAAGTGAGGCTTCGATTAAAAGGGTTAGTGACTTTGCTAAACTGACTGGTGATTATTCTGTATTGAGTGCCAATGATATTCATATTTTGGCTTTAGCCTACGAACTTGAAGTTGAATTAAATAAAGGTGATTGGAGGCTCAGAAAGAAGCCTGGTGATTGTCTGGAGCACTTGAAAATATCTAAGCAAGCCAAGGAAGTTACAACAGCATCTGTGTCAACATCATCACTTAAAGAAAGTCAAAGTCCATCAGGAGTAGCTGGCGGCGAtgagaaagagaaaaagaaaagaagaagaggaggtAAGAGGCAGAAGGCGAAGAGAGAAGCACAACTATTAGCTTCTGTAGAGACAAGTTCTTCTGTGCATGTATCCACAGATTCCGAGGTTCAAAAAGAGACCACTACAGAGGTAGAACATTCACAGGATTTACAGGTCTCACAGTCAGCAGAGGCAAATGATGGTGGACAAGACTTGTCggaagaatatgatgaaaGCGATGACAATGGAGATTGGATTACACCAGAAAATTTAGTTAAGAACATGATCAAAGATGCCGGAGAGGACACAGTTGGAGATGAGGGAGTTGAGATCACCGAACAGATCTCCCAGAACCAAATCGCACTAGCCACCGGTGACTTCGCAGTACAAAATGTTGCACTTCAGCTCAATCTCAACTTAATGAACTTTATGTCGGGCCTCAGAATTAAAAGGCTACGTAACTACATGCTTAGATGCCATGCATGCTTTAAGATGTATCCACTACCTAAGGATGGCAAGCAAAAACATTTTTGTCCATCATGTGGCAGCGTCGGCACTCTACTGAGATGCGCTGTTTCCGTTGACGTAGAAACTGGCGCCATAACTCCTCACCTCAAGGCTAACTTCCAATGGAACAACCGTGGAAATCGTTACTCCATATCCAGTCCTTTATCCAAGAATTCACAGAAGAAGTATGGTAAAAAAGGGTTTGTTCATACTAAGCAGCAACAGGATCAGGTCATATTGAGAGAAGATCAGAAAGAATACCACCAGGCCATGAAACAGGACGAATGGACTAGGAGACATAACGAAAAGGCCCTAAACAACTGGATCGGTGGCGGTTCTGTTGATAACTACTGCTCGCCGTTCGCCATCTCGGGTCTTAAACACCATTCTGTACATGTCGGCAGAAGCCGATTTATTAATAGTTCAAAGAAAAGGGCTTGA
- the VHS3 gene encoding phosphopantothenoylcysteine decarboxylase complex subunit VHS3 (similar to Ashbya gossypii AAR140W): MSDPIGKQHGIISPEVTNAVKKAKNEGFLSAAVGHSHLQHGSQSNTTSPTPILTSSVSPNPVASIAKSIMNASGTSGAVVSNTPEPGLKRVPTVTFSDPKHFSQKQLGCQVNTGVQGQSGRVISGDSTGSGLTVGGEDIEKSIQSSPHGKVASPVFQSTTLKSSSPPPQIQTHATGSNAAGTSTTIYRSSSPSSDADYHHQKNVLGIMSKMLYHGDHPTSDSPTAEIEKSFSQDEHLQFFVNDALHTSPTIARSRSRSNSISPKPLSVLPDIKPAEPLNLDSAIESGSQQQIAPNIPKRDPGKNVDPRLPQDDGKLHVLFGATGSLSVLKIRFMIKKLEEIYGRDRISIQVILTQAAAQFFANKTSRRRNISVSTVPSSDATSSPPVHAPQANVLSANASANVSGTAVNILASNTTTSNATIGRASTPETTHANTPGAAPNNSQHTAAKIELPSHIQVWTDQDEWDVWKQRTDPVLHIELRRWADILVVAPLTANTLSKIALGLCDNLLTSVIRAWNPMFPIFLAPSMVSSSFNSTITKRHLKMIKEEMPWITVFKPSEKVMGIHGDIGLGGMMDGNEIVDKVVMKLGGYPKKEEEDDEEEDDDEEEDDDEEDDEKGDKPGSTNDKEEDEDDDDDDDDDDEDEDEDEDEDEDEDESNNSNINKEINSQSEGTTVQSSKSPGVAETTTAVSNLKV; the protein is encoded by the coding sequence ATGTCTGATCCCATCGGTAAACAGCATGGAATTATCTCCCCAGAGGTCACAAATGCTGTGAAGAAGGCAAAAAATGAAGGGTTTCTAAGTGCTGCTGTAGGTCATAGTCATTTACAGCATGGAAGCCAATCAAATACCACATCCCCTACTCCGATACTAACCAGTTCTGTTAGCCCAAACCCAGTGGCTAGCATCGCAAAATCGATTATGAATGCTAGTGGAACATCAGGGGCTGTTGTTAGCAACACTCCAGAGCCTGGATTAAAGCGTGTTCCTACTGTTACGTTTAGTGATCCGAAACATTTTTCCCAAAAACAACTAGGATGCCAGGTCAATACAGGTGTACAAGGCCAATCGGGACGTGTAATCAGCGGAGATTCCACTGGATCAGGGCTTACTGTTGGTGGAGAAGATATAGAAAAGAGTATACAATCAAGCCCGCATGGGAAAGTGGCATCACCTGTATTTCAGTCTACAACATTGAAGAGCTCGTCACCTCCACCCCAAATTCAGACGCATGCGACAGGTAGTAATGCTGCTGGTACAAGTACAACAATCTACCGGTCATCTTCACCCTCTTCTGATGCTGATTACCACCATCAGAAGAATGTGTTAGGAATCATGAGCAAGATGTTGTATCATGGAGATCATCCAACATCTGACTCACCAACTGCGGAGATTGAAAAGTCTTTTTCTCAAGATGAGCATCTTCAGTTTTTTGTTAACGACGCATTGCATACTTCCCCAACTATTGCAAGGTCGAGGTCGAGGTCTAACAGCATCAGCCCAAAACCATTGTCCGTGTTACCTGATATCAAGCCTGCTGAACCGCTTAACTTGGACAGCGCCATAGAAAGTGGTTCGCAGCAGCAAATTGCTCCTAATATTCCGAAGAGAGATCCAGGGAAAAATGTTGATCCTAGGTTACCACAAGATGATGGTAAGCTACATGTGTTATTCGGTGCGACTGGATCGTTgtctgttttaaaaattagatttatgataaaaaaattggagGAGATATATGGTAGAGATAGAATATCTATCCAAGTCATTTTGACCCAAGCTGCTGCTCAATTTTTCGCTAACAAAACATCAAGAAGGAGAAATATTAGTGTTTCGACAGTGCCATCTTCTGATGCTACCTCATCTCCTCCAGTTCACGCTCCCCAGGCGAATGTCTTGTCTGCAAATGCAAGTGCTAATGTATCTGGAACTGCTGTCAATATTCTTGCTTCCAATACAACTACAAGTAATGCTACTATAGGTCGTGCTTCTACACCCGAAACGACTCATGCTAACACTCCAGGGGCAGCCCCTAACAATAGCCAGCATACGGCTGCCAAGATAGAACTCCCATCGCATATTCAAGTTTGGACCGACCAAGATGAGTGGGATGTGTGGAAACAAAGAACTGATCCCGTTTTACACATAGAGTTACGTCGTTGGGCGGATATTCTAGTTGTAGCGCCGCTAACTGCAAACACTTTATCGAAGATTGCCCTAGGGCTATGCGACAATTTATTAACCAGTGTCATTAGGGCGTGGAACCCCATGTTCCCAATATTTCTTGCTCCCAGTATGGTTAGTAGTAGTTTCAATTCTACAATCACCAAAAGGCACTTAAAGATGATTAAAGAGGAAATGCCATGGATAACTGTCTTCAAACCTTCTGAAAAAGTGATGGGAATCCACGGCGACATCGGGCTTGGAGGGATGATGGACGGCAATGAAATCGTTGACAAGGTAGTTATGAAACTTGGTGGATATCctaagaaagaagaagaggatgatgaagaagaagatgatgacgaagaagaagatgatgacgaagaagatgatgaaaaggGAGATAAGCCGGGTAGTACAAATGAtaaggaagaagatgaagatgacgacgacgacgacgatgacgacgacgaagatgaagacgaagatgaagatgaagacgaagatgaagacgaaaGTAATAACagtaatattaataaagagATAAACTCCCAATCTGAAGGAACTACTGTACAATCTTCCAAATCTCCAGGCGTAGCcgaaacaacaacagcagtaAGCAATCTCAAAGTTTAG
- the DRE2 gene encoding electron carrier DRE2 (similar to Ashbya gossypii AAR141W) encodes MSAQKNSLLLIHPAITTMPALLEKTKQNPIFQNSALIDQYLINKLNDSKITLEDEKYDIIYYLTPESLTELHFPAKLIPVLRRALKNKGKLYGLCNNYKIEALVNGFEIVEHEDPKSYHWFKKPQTHSTPVSLHIRESSPVNAAQQQQQKQKKEQAQALPRFIKQKIAISIDEANRDYDELLDNATQINVDPTKLSFFETTKITNDDFLAEDELVAEDDFNDDAITMLTCTKSQTKRRKACKDCTCGLKDQEQEYIDTVSRRQDGIIGVPVSFTEEELTEIDFTIEGKKVGGCGSCSLGDAFRCSGCPYLGLPAFKPGQPIKLNSISDDL; translated from the coding sequence ATGTCAGCCCAAAAGAATTCCTTATTGTTAATACACCCTGCAATCACTACGATGCCGGCACTGCTGGAAAAGACCAAACAGAATCcgatatttcaaaattctgCTTTAATAGATCAGTACCTGATAAACAAGTTGAATGACTCAAAAATTACTCTAGAGGATGAAAAATACGATATCATCTATTATCTAACGCCAGAGAGCTTAACAGAGCTTCATTTCCCAGCTAAATTGATACCTGTTCTACGCCGCGCTTTAAAGAACAAAGGTAAGTTGTACGGCTTGTGCAACAACTATAAAATCGAGGCTTTAGTCAACGGTTTTGAAATAGTCGAACACGAAGATCCTAAAAGTTACCATTGGTTTAAGAAACCACAGACTCATTCTACCCCCGTATCTCTTCACATCCGCGAGTCGTCTCCGGTGAATGCtgctcagcagcagcaacagaaacagaaaaaagaacaagcaCAAGCACTACCCCGCTTCATAAAGCAGAAGATAGCGATATCCATAGACGAGGCCAATCGGGATTACGATGAACTTCTCGACAACGCCACCCAAATCAATGTTGATCCTACTAAActatctttttttgaaactACTAAAATCACTAACGACGACTTTCTCGCAGAAGATGAGCTTGTCGCTGAGGACGATTTCAATGATGACGCCATAACCATGTTGACCTGCACCAAGTCCCAGACTAAAAGACGCAAGGCCTGTAAAGATTGCACGTGTGGTCTCAAGGACCAAGAGCAGGAGTACATCGACACCGTCTCCAGACGGCAGGACGGAATCATCGGCGTTCCCGTCTCGTTCACCGAAGAAGAACTTACTGAAATTGATTTCACCATTGAAGGTAAAAAGGTCGGCGGTTGCGGTTCCTGCTCCCTTGGTGATGCTTTCCGTTGTTCTGGATGCCCATACCTAGGCCTGCCTGCCTTCAAACCCGGCCAACCCATTAAACTTAACAGTATATCCGACGATCTTTAA
- the TMC1 gene encoding Tmc1p (similar to Ashbya gossypii AGR296W), with product MVNKVVSGQEVQGATGGVIGVAEAYAQHEQEELEHNQHQHQHQHQHQHQQQHQHQQQQQQSSYTGGGAGSRVGKKSTTKRRKKDRCHFSKCASSALKFIGDCQFCEGHFCSKHRLMENHSCHGLRSCKEQMHQRNADKLAQEQTIAPKIQI from the coding sequence ATGGTAAATAAGGTGGTTAGTGGCCAAGAGGTTCAAGGGGCGACGGGTGGCGTTATCGGCGTTGCGGAGGCCTATGCACAACATGAACAAGAGGAACTTGAGCATAATCAACACCAacaccagcaccagcaccagcaccagcatcagcaacagcaccagcaccagcaacagcaacagcaatCTTCATACACTGGTGGAGGTGCAGGTAGTCGAGTGGGGAAAAAGTCTACTACTAAGAGGCGGAAAAAGGATCGCTGTCATTTCAGTAAGTGTGCGAGCTCAGCGTTGAAGTTTATCGGTGACTGTCAGTTCTGTGAAGGCCATTTTTGCTCTAAACACCGGTTAATGGAAAACCATTCTTGTCATGGGTTGCGTTCTTGCAAAGAACAGATGCATCAGAGAAATGCGGATAAATTGGCCCAGGAGCAAACAATTGCTCCTAAAATCCAGATATGA
- the MET1 gene encoding uroporphyrinogen-III C-methyltransferase (similar to Ashbya gossypii AGR298C) has protein sequence MTTVPLLVSLNTKEEVHLIVGSHSLNQCQARIKSILGTGAQCIVVNAKNGKDLEQLRSRFVNEPRLKLLERQFLLQDLTTLGRYKVGCVVDRVFVNLDSSKDGLLIPSIYEQCVNMRIPINTTQRPEFSTFSVLSTYVDPKGSGLQIGVTTNGKGCLLANRIKREVVFNLPSNISEGISNMGRLRDFVINQDHDQLIKTLRNDDISDVEYDVDEDTCESHKLNKLIYEFKMTEAEQKLRRSRWLSQIIEYYPLSKLANLSVNQLAGSYGAEFCGVEPSAAGVTSGVESQSTQATSHPEVSLKECPPPSIVNSSDTKNATDIKQGTISLVGSGPGSVSMLTVGALVEIKTADYILADKLVPEAILKLIPETTETFIARKFPGNAERAQEELLERGLEALQQGRKVIRLKQGDPYVFGRGGEECIFFKSHGFEPRIFPGLSSSLAATAVANIPATQRDVADQVLICTGTGRKGALPHVPEYVASRTTIFLMALHRSEVLLQALLKNNWDADIPAAIIERASCPDQRITRTLLKYVPQVIEEIGSRPPGLLVLGTAVGALAGSDPINFDNCEQKYDVQEGYHSGLPDNPLKTLIDFNLSPY, from the coding sequence ATGACTACAGTCCCATTACTGGTAAGTTTGAATaccaaagaagaagttcaTTTAATTGTGGGATCACACTCTTTGAATCAATGCCAAGCTAGGATAAAGTCAATTTTGGGCACTGGTGCTCAATGTATTGTAGTAAATGCTAAAAACGGTAAAGATTTGGAGCAATTGAGAAGCAGGTTCGTGAATGAGCCACGCTTAAAGCTTCTAGAACGACAGTTCTTACTGCAAGATCTGACAACTCTAGGGAGATATAAGGTTGGCTGTGTTGTAGATCGCGTTTTTGTGAACCTTGATAGTAGCAAAGATGGTCTATTGATCCCTAGCATCTACGAGCAGTGTGTCAATATGCGTATTCCAATTAACACAACCCAGAGACCCGAGTTTTCCACCTTCTCAGTACTGTCGACCTATGTTGACCCCAAGGGTTCTGGATTACAAATTGGGGTGACCACCAATGGGAAAGGTTGTTTGCTAGCGAATAGAATAAAGCGGGAGGTTGTGTTTAATTTACCCTCTAATATTTCGGAAGGGATATCGAATATGGGTAGGCTCAGAGACTTTGTTATCAACCAAGATCATGATCAGCTGATCAAAACACTGCGCAATGATGATATATCTGACGTGGAgtatgatgttgatgaggataCCTGCGAATCTCACAAGTTAAATAAATTAATCTATGAGTTTAAGATGACTGAAGCTGAGCAGAAACTAAGGCGTTCCAGGTGGTTATCTCAAATCATTGAATATTACCCTCTCAGTAAACTTGCTAATTTATCCGTAAATCAATTGGCTGGTTCATATGGCGCAGAGTTCTGTGGGGTAGAGCCCTCGGCGGCAGGTGTGACTTCAGGTGTGGAAAGCCAATCAACACAGGCTACTTCTCATCCTGAAGTAAGTTTAAAGGAATGCCCACCACCTTCTATCGTTAATTCTTCTGATACCAAAAATGCGACTGATATAAAACAAGGAACTATTTCCCTAGTTGGAAGTGGTCCTGGGTCAGTTTCTATGTTAACAGTTGGTGCACTCGTGGAGATCAAAACTGCTGACTACATTTTGGCGGACAAACTTGTTCCTGAAGCAATCTTAAAACTGATACCAGAAACCACTGAAACGTTCATTGCAAGAAAGTTCCCCGGAAATGCCGAACGTGCACAGGAAGAGCTTCTAGAAAGAGGTCTAGAGGCACTGCAGCAAGGTAGGAAGGTTATTCGTCTGAAACAGGGAGATCCGTACGTTTTCGGTCGAGGAGGAGAAGAGtgtatctttttcaaatcacATGGTTTTGAGCCCCGCATATTCCCAGGATTGAGCTCTTCTTTAGCTGCCACTGCGGTAGCGAACATTCCTGCCACGCAAAGAGATGTTGCAGATCAGGTGCTCATTTGTACAGGCACTGGAAGAAAAGGAGCTCTTCCCCATGTACCAGAGTACGTGGCTAGTAGGACCACTATATTTTTGATGGCTTTGCATCGTTCAGAAGTTCTCCTGCAAGCCTTGCTCAAAAATAATTGGGATGCTGACATACCTGCGGCCATTATAGAAAGAGCATCCTGTCCAGACCAGAGAATTACTAGAACACTATTAAAATATGTCCCGCAAGTCATAGAGGAAATTGGATCTCGACCACCCGGTTTATTAGTTTTAGGTACCGCAGTTGGAGCCTTAGCAGGAAGTGACCCCATTAACTTTGATAATTGTGAGCAAAAGTACGACGTACAGGAAGGTTATCATAGCGGCCTTCCGGATAATCCGTTAAAAACGTTAATTGATTTCAACCTCTCACCATATTAA
- the BET3 gene encoding TRAPP complex core subunit BET3 (similar to Ashbya gossypii AGR300W), translated as MNTASTNPNTLQSGVLGGISSSKSLKAFGETIWKTKTAKVNAELFTLTYGSIVSQLCSDYQRDFNKVNNQLFAMGRSIGVRLIEDFIARSALPRCDNMVQTSEVISKVAFKVFLNITPHVTNWSSAKDAFSLILDENPLSDFVELPMDAMKELWYSNILCGVLKGALEMVQLDCQIWFVSDVLRGDAHTEMKVKLNRILKDEIPAGED; from the coding sequence ATGAATACTGCCTCAACAAATCCAAACACGCTACAAAGTGGGGTACTTGGTGGGATtagttcttccaaatcGTTGAAAGCATTCGGTGAAACGATTTGGAAGACTAAAACGGCAAAGGTGAATGCGGAGCTATTTACATTAACCTACGGTTCTATCGTCTCTCAATTGTGCAGTGACTATCAGAGGGACTTTAATAAAGTTAATAATCAGTTGTTTGCAATGGGAAGGTCGATCGGTGTGAGGCTGATAGAAGATTTCATTGCACGTTCGGCCTTACCACGTTGCGATAACATGGTTCAGACAAGTGAAGTTATTAGCAAAGTTGCTTTCAAGGTTTTCCTAAATATCACGCCACATGTAACCAATTGGAGTAGTGCTAAGGATGCATTCTCGTTAATACTAGATGAAAATCCGTTATCAGATTTTGTGGAACTACCCATGGATGCTATGAAAGAGTTATGGTACTCCAACATTTTATGTGGTGTATTAAAGGGTGCCCTGGAGATGGTACAACTGGATTGCCAGATTTGGTTCGTTAGCGATGTATTGAGAGGAGATGCTCACACCGAAATGAAAGTTAAATTGAATagaattttgaaagatgaaatTCCTGCAGGTGAGGACTAG
- the GPT2 gene encoding bifunctional glycerol-3-phosphate/glycerone-phosphate O-acyltransferase GPT2 (similar to Ashbya gossypii AGR301C) — MAVHVPEVDKSYINPYSGYCYNLHTFLYDFTVLAFDVVFKIFFREIQVRGSYNIPPKGNPTIVVCAPHANQFVDPALVMSQIFMLPGVQSRRPCFVAAASSFKKAFVGLFGRWTGGIPVDRSVDNLKPVDPNMVLYCPDYDNDPLTYKVRSKDPDVAIPDLRDIFTPKSLLGLPNYLSNTQIAFIQDHETIVLMKPFKNSVQVRELVVGGTHFKYASNVNNSVVFQNVFNNLHTKGLVGIFSEGGSHDRPSLLPIKAGVAIMALGAVAADPTLPITIVPCGLNYFHRNKFRSRAVLEFGEPIIVDEAAGKAYIEDPRKAVSELLEHVTNALYSVTVNAEDYETLMLIQATRRLYQPKTINGRIPLSLVVEMNRRLLIGYTKYKNLPKVQQLMKGVKEYNDQLYSLGLRDHQVEQLKTSNEAMMHTLFTFLRRLYQVFIFTILSLPGAILFVPIFITCHYYSQKKASEGVKKSFVKIKGDDLLATWKLFVALIMAPTLYITYSLALTIISSRYTNFDSISDKIRLFFYYYILLFCTTYASFRIGERGMDIFKSLPPLLISLIYPSRKIEELKHLRRSLCSEVTEVVGEFGPKLFPDLDSDEDSALSDNVSESDYNYEDLSANDSTYSRVHSASTTSQLSNAVSKINSRGSLADIPIFGDGYIDQLPGAPEDLEFEYKETPSSKIASLILQTRGTKEKPTSLMAIKVLVTM, encoded by the coding sequence ATGGCTGTACATGTACCGGAGGTTGACAAGAGCTACATAAATCCCTACAGTGGGTACTGCTATAATCTACACACATTTTTGTATGATTTTACAGTTTTAGCATTTGATGTTGtattcaagatttttttCAGGGAAATCCAGGTTAGAGGATCATACAATATCCCTCCCAAGGGAAATCCTACTATTGTTGTTTGTGCTCCTCATGCTAATCAATTTGTTGATCCAGCGTTAGTCATGTCCCAAATTTTTATGTTGCCTGGGGTTCAATCGAGACGGCCATGTTTTGTTgcagcagcttcttcttttaagaAGGCATTTGTTGGGTTGTTTGGTCGGTGGACTGGTGGTATTCCTGTGGATAGATCGGTTGATAATTTAAAACCAGTAGACCCTAATATGGTGCTATATTGCCCGGACTATGATAATGATCCACTAACATACAAAGTGCGGAGCAAAGATCCAGACGTTGCAATACCTGATCTGCGAGATATATTTACTCCAAAGTCGTTGCTCGGTTTGCCCAATTATTTGAGTAATACACAGATTGCATTCATTCAGGATCATGAAACGATTGTACTAATGAAGCCATTCAAGAATAGCGTGCAGGTGAGAGAACTTGTTGTCGGCGGCACGCACTTCAAATATGCATCCAATGTTAACAACAGCGTTGTGTTTCAAAATGTGTTCAATAACTTGCATACGAAAGGACTTGTGGGAATTTTCTCTGAGGGTGGATCACATGACAGGCCCTCGTTACTACCAATTAAGGCTGGTGTTGCCATCATGGCCTTGGGTGCTGTAGCAGCAGATCCAACGTTGCCTATCACTATTGTACCATGTGGATTAAACTATTTTCATAGAAATAAATTTAGATCTAGAGCGGTACTAGAGTTCGGTGAACCTATCATTGTCGATGAAGCTGCGGGTAAGGCGTACATTGAAGATCCTAGGAAAGCAGTGTCTGAATTACTAGAACATGTGACAAACGCATTGTATTCGGTAACCGTGAATGCTGAAGATTACGAGACTTTAATGTTAATCCAGGCAACAAGAAGATTATATCAGCCTAAAACAATCAATGGGCGTATTCCATTGTCTTTGGTTGTTGAAATGAACAGAAGGCTGTTAATTGGCTAtacaaaatacaaaaatcTTCCAAAGGTACAGCAGTTAATGAAGGGAGTTAAAGAGTATAACGATCAACTTTATTCGCTTGGGTTGAGAGATCATCAAGTTGAACAGTTAAAGACATCAAATGAAGCCATGATGCATACCTTATTTACATTCCTGAGAAGGTTGTACCAAGTTTTCATATTCACTATTTTATCTCTACCTGGCGCTATTCTTTTTGTCCCAATATTTATAACATGCCATTACTATTCTCAAAAGAAAGCGTCAGAAGGAGTCAAAAAGTCATTTGTTAAAATCAAGGGTGACGACCTATTAGCAACCTGGAAATTGTTTGTCGCACTTATTATGGCGCCAACATTGTACATCACGTATTCTCTTGCATTAACAATTATTTCATCAAGGTACACCAATTTTGATTCAATTTCTGATAAGATCAGGCTTTTTTTTTACTACTACATCTTGCTTTTTTGTACTACCTATGCATCCTTTCGAATTGGTGAACGGGGCATGGACATTTTTAAGTCACTACCGCCTTTGTTGATATCCCTGATTTATCCTTCACGTAAAATAGAGGAATTGAAGCATTTAAGAAGAAGTTTATGTTCAGAAGTTACTGAAGTTGTAGGTGAGTTTGGTCCAAAGTTGTTTCCAGATTTGGATAGCGATGAAGATAGCGCATTAAGTGACAATGTTAGCGAATCAGATTACAACTATGAGGATCTCTCTGCCAATGATAGCACATATTCCAGAGTACATTCTGCCTCCACTACCTCACAATTATCTAATGCTGTCTCTAAAATTAATTCCAGAGGTTCCCTTGCAGACATACCAATATTTGGTGATGGATATATTGATCAATTACCTGGTGCTCCAgaagatttggaatttgaatATAAAGAGACGCCCTCATCAAAAATTGCCTCGTTGATATTACAAACTAGAGGAACGAAAGAAAAACCGACTAGCTTGATGGCTATCAAGGTGTTAGTCACTATGTAA